From a single Bryobacter aggregatus MPL3 genomic region:
- a CDS encoding efflux RND transporter periplasmic adaptor subunit: protein MILRRSSLSAAALALSAFLSSCGKNEIATRVAANALPIVPVAAVQRMDLSRSTILTAEFEPFQEVELMAKVSGYVQSIKVDIGDQVKAGQLIAVLEVPEMQDDLSRATATIEQAEAETAAARDELARSESAYQIAHISFTRVQDLSKREPGLIPLQEVDEVRSRELIAQAQLSSAKSKLRVAQQRAQVARSDESRVRTMKNYVSITAPFAGTVTRRYANLGSLVQAGTSSQTQAMPLVRLSQNGLLRLRLPVPESMVPSVKVGRPVEVRVASLARSFEGRVARFTAKVDQATRTMLTEVDVPNASNLIVPGMYAEVTLGLEGRPQVLSVPLEAIERSASATRVFVVDGSGVVKIVPVKLGIEDAHNAEVQSGLQVGDQVMTAQRSGVKEGDHVQPKLVAAGQGK from the coding sequence ATGATTCTTCGCCGCTCTTCGCTTTCCGCCGCCGCACTGGCTCTGTCTGCTTTCCTGTCGTCCTGCGGCAAAAACGAGATCGCTACGCGAGTTGCCGCCAACGCACTGCCCATTGTTCCGGTCGCCGCCGTCCAGCGTATGGACTTGTCTCGTTCCACCATCCTGACCGCGGAGTTCGAACCCTTTCAGGAAGTCGAACTGATGGCGAAGGTATCCGGCTATGTCCAATCGATCAAGGTCGATATCGGCGACCAGGTGAAGGCCGGCCAGTTGATTGCCGTCCTTGAAGTTCCTGAGATGCAGGATGACCTATCGCGCGCAACCGCAACCATCGAGCAAGCTGAAGCCGAGACTGCTGCGGCTCGTGACGAACTGGCGCGCAGTGAATCTGCCTATCAGATTGCTCACATCTCTTTCACCCGCGTGCAGGATCTTTCGAAGCGGGAACCTGGCCTCATTCCCTTGCAGGAAGTGGATGAGGTTCGCTCGCGCGAACTGATCGCGCAAGCGCAACTGTCCTCGGCAAAGTCGAAACTGCGTGTAGCCCAGCAACGGGCCCAGGTGGCCCGCTCGGACGAATCGCGTGTCCGCACGATGAAGAACTATGTGTCGATCACGGCGCCCTTTGCCGGCACCGTCACCCGGCGCTATGCGAATCTCGGATCGCTTGTGCAGGCGGGTACTTCGTCGCAAACTCAGGCCATGCCACTCGTCCGGCTCTCACAAAACGGACTGCTACGGCTGCGGCTTCCAGTTCCTGAGTCAATGGTGCCGAGTGTGAAGGTAGGACGCCCGGTTGAGGTGCGCGTTGCCTCCCTGGCACGAAGTTTTGAAGGGCGTGTCGCTCGTTTCACCGCGAAGGTCGACCAGGCGACACGCACCATGCTGACGGAAGTGGATGTTCCGAATGCATCGAATCTCATCGTCCCTGGCATGTATGCCGAGGTGACGCTGGGCCTCGAAGGACGCCCGCAAGTTCTGTCCGTGCCGCTTGAAGCGATTGAGCGAAGTGCCTCCGCCACCCGCGTCTTTGTTGTCGATGGCAGCGGAGTCGTCAAAATTGTTCCCGTCAAGCTGGGCATCGAAGACGCTCACAACGCGGAAGTACAGTCGGGCCTGCAAGTAGGCGATCAGGTGATGACGGCCCAACGCTCCGGCGTGAAAGAAGGCGATCATGTGCAGCCGAAACTGGTTGCCGCGGGTCAGGGGAAATAG
- a CDS encoding TolC family protein, with protein MRRLLPLLLLLPLPTFAQPSRTLTLQEATEAALQHHPRLASASLTAQAEATRVTQAKAAFGPNLSLNATGAGAEQGTALAAGTLQTSALASRAAVGAALTQLITDFGRTMKLAESAKFRAEAQARTADIRRAEILLQVHQAYYAALGAQAVHQVAQATLETRRLLLRQVRGLTESNLKSTLDLTFAELAVAEAELALYQADNAVRETHAQLSAAMGNEDDDAYTLTDVPLSPPINPDAAALVQSALSQRPELSVAKLNITSAQVFADAERRLRYPTITGIAVVGAIPAHQAPLHNRYASAGVNVTLPFLNGGLFHARRAEADLRASAAAKDAEDLSVQIASGVRVAWYQANTAYRRIDVTARMVTQADTAYRLARSRYEIGLGTIVELNQAQLAQTSAQIADASARYEFLIRTANLNFATGNIQ; from the coding sequence ATGAGGAGACTCCTGCCACTTCTCCTGTTGCTTCCTCTTCCCACATTCGCGCAGCCGTCGCGAACTCTCACCCTGCAAGAAGCTACGGAGGCCGCACTGCAGCATCATCCGCGGCTCGCCTCCGCCAGCCTGACGGCACAAGCGGAAGCCACGCGCGTGACGCAGGCGAAAGCTGCCTTTGGTCCGAATCTATCCTTGAACGCGACCGGCGCCGGCGCGGAACAAGGGACCGCGCTTGCCGCCGGCACATTGCAGACTTCGGCGCTTGCCAGCCGGGCCGCCGTCGGCGCGGCGCTCACGCAATTGATTACAGACTTCGGCCGGACAATGAAGCTTGCCGAGTCTGCCAAGTTCCGTGCCGAGGCGCAGGCGCGAACGGCCGACATTCGCCGAGCAGAGATTCTGTTGCAGGTTCATCAGGCTTACTATGCTGCGCTCGGGGCGCAGGCGGTTCATCAGGTGGCGCAGGCGACGCTGGAGACGCGGCGTCTTTTGTTGCGCCAGGTGCGCGGGCTCACAGAGAGCAATCTCAAATCGACACTCGATCTAACTTTTGCTGAACTTGCCGTTGCGGAAGCAGAACTGGCGCTCTATCAGGCGGACAATGCGGTTCGCGAAACTCATGCGCAGCTTTCCGCAGCCATGGGGAATGAAGATGATGACGCCTATACCTTAACGGACGTTCCGCTCTCTCCTCCGATCAATCCTGATGCCGCTGCGCTCGTGCAAAGCGCACTCAGCCAGCGTCCTGAACTCTCGGTGGCAAAGCTCAACATCACTTCGGCACAGGTCTTTGCCGATGCGGAACGGCGTCTTCGCTACCCCACCATTACCGGCATTGCGGTGGTGGGCGCCATCCCTGCTCACCAGGCGCCGCTGCACAATCGCTATGCGTCGGCTGGCGTCAATGTCACACTGCCCTTCCTCAATGGTGGCCTGTTCCATGCGCGCCGCGCGGAAGCCGATCTTCGCGCGAGTGCGGCTGCAAAGGATGCGGAAGATCTGAGCGTGCAAATTGCATCCGGTGTCCGGGTTGCCTGGTACCAGGCGAACACGGCCTATCGCCGCATCGATGTCACTGCCCGCATGGTCACTCAAGCCGATACCGCCTATCGATTGGCACGCAGCCGCTATGAGATCGGGCTGGGCACCATTGTTGAACTGAACCAGGCGCAACTTGCGCAAACCTCCGCGCAGATTGCGGACGCCAGTGCTCGCTACGAGTTTCTGATCCGCACTGCCAATCTCAATTTCGCCACGGGAAACATCCAATGA
- a CDS encoding DUF190 domain-containing protein has translation MLKAGPAQRVTIHLNEDTVARKDFLYREIFAFLYDQGVSGASLIRPEAGFGSHHRVHKVHPSQASEEGHLPVRIDFIESAERVSELLPELGRIVTDGLIETQDTFLYQVSVQEDLS, from the coding sequence ATGTTGAAAGCTGGGCCGGCACAACGAGTAACGATTCACCTGAACGAGGACACGGTTGCCCGTAAGGATTTTCTATACCGGGAGATCTTTGCTTTTCTTTATGACCAAGGAGTGTCGGGAGCCAGTCTGATTCGGCCAGAGGCGGGCTTCGGGTCGCATCACCGGGTACACAAGGTGCACCCTTCGCAAGCAAGTGAAGAAGGGCATCTCCCCGTGCGCATCGATTTTATTGAAAGCGCGGAAAGGGTCTCGGAACTCCTCCCGGAGTTGGGCCGGATTGTGACCGACGGCTTGATTGAAACTCAGGACACCTTCCTCTATCAGGTTTCTGTGCAGGAGGACCTGAGCTAG
- a CDS encoding response regulator transcription factor, with protein MQILVVEDEPKLAAALKEGLEEDFTVQVARTGEEGFFLLYSQSFDLIVMDVMLPGRDGLEVLAQLRHNGIRVPVLLLTARDSIEDRVRGLDCGADDYLVKPFAFPELLARIRALLRRNGPDVRVKLKVADLEIDIGSRTVYRSGVQVELTTREYDLLEYLLRNQGSVVSREMLARDVWKESTRATPIDNVIDVHIARLRRKIDEGYELKLLQTVRGVGFVVREGAA; from the coding sequence GTGCAGATCCTCGTTGTGGAAGATGAACCGAAACTCGCCGCGGCTCTCAAAGAAGGCCTCGAAGAAGACTTTACCGTTCAGGTGGCGCGCACAGGCGAAGAGGGATTCTTCCTGCTCTATTCCCAAAGCTTCGACCTGATTGTGATGGATGTGATGCTTCCCGGCCGCGATGGGCTGGAGGTGCTGGCACAACTGCGGCACAACGGAATTCGCGTGCCGGTTCTGTTGCTCACCGCGCGGGACTCCATCGAAGACCGGGTGCGCGGCCTGGACTGTGGCGCCGACGATTATCTGGTGAAGCCTTTTGCGTTTCCGGAACTACTCGCCCGCATTCGAGCGCTGCTCCGGCGCAATGGCCCGGACGTGCGAGTCAAGTTGAAGGTCGCCGATCTTGAGATCGACATTGGCAGCCGCACGGTTTATCGCTCTGGTGTGCAAGTAGAGCTCACCACACGCGAATACGATTTGCTCGAGTATCTACTGCGCAATCAAGGCTCTGTCGTCTCCCGCGAGATGCTGGCGCGAGATGTCTGGAAGGAGAGCACACGAGCCACTCCAATCGATAACGTCATTGACGTCCACATTGCCCGCCTGCGCCGGAAGATCGACGAAGGCTATGAACTGAAGCTGCTCCAGACCGTACGCGGCGTGGGTTTTGTGGTGCGTGAAGGGGCCGCATGA
- a CDS encoding sensor histidine kinase: MISPRWRHIRTKLTLWHMLMLGVILLIYSASASALLLRHLRTQLVRHAIQDLETVEGLFYFTSTGRLGFHEDYHNHPESREVLERLLEVRSPDGEVLFRNTLLGNRSLGDQILPQEGSGGYSPREKILADGTKVQIVSRRHLIAGQPTLIRVAYSEAPIWQHFREELMVLIIPLPFVLAIAGVAGSFLAKRALQPMQQMARRAEEITGDRLHSRLPINEADGELADLARVFNGMLGRLEQSFEQLRRFTSDASHELRTPLTAIRSVGEVGLRKEVTPAEYRDIIGSMLEESNRLTRLVDSLLTISRADAGQLVLQPSTFPAIHLVRDCASLFEVLLEERGQHFVVQGDETLQVYGDWLLLRQALLNVIHNAIKYSPNGGEIVVTLGHLGLDRISISIEDSGPGIPLQDQEKVFDRFYRVDGARSRETGGTGLGLSITKWAVESNGGSISTVNVEGAGCIFRIELPGQAKAIS; encoded by the coding sequence ATGATCTCGCCTCGCTGGAGGCACATCCGCACCAAGCTGACGCTGTGGCACATGCTCATGCTCGGCGTCATCCTGCTGATCTATTCGGCTAGCGCCTCAGCGTTGTTGCTCCGGCATCTGCGCACGCAACTGGTCCGTCATGCGATTCAGGATCTGGAGACAGTGGAGGGCTTGTTCTATTTCACCTCCACGGGGCGTCTTGGCTTTCATGAGGATTATCACAACCATCCGGAATCGCGGGAAGTATTGGAGCGCCTGCTGGAGGTGCGATCTCCCGATGGCGAGGTGCTCTTCCGCAACACCCTGCTCGGCAACCGATCCCTCGGCGACCAGATTCTCCCCCAAGAAGGCTCCGGTGGATACTCCCCCAGGGAGAAGATCCTCGCCGATGGCACCAAAGTGCAGATTGTCAGCCGCCGTCATCTCATTGCCGGTCAGCCCACCCTGATTCGTGTCGCCTACAGTGAAGCGCCCATCTGGCAGCACTTTCGCGAGGAGCTGATGGTGTTGATCATCCCACTTCCGTTTGTCCTGGCGATTGCAGGCGTGGCGGGTTCCTTTCTGGCGAAACGGGCGCTGCAACCTATGCAGCAGATGGCCAGACGCGCCGAGGAGATCACAGGGGACAGACTGCATTCCAGACTGCCGATCAACGAGGCAGATGGCGAACTCGCTGATCTGGCTCGCGTGTTCAACGGCATGCTGGGCAGGCTGGAACAGTCCTTCGAGCAGCTCCGGCGCTTTACTTCCGACGCCTCGCATGAGTTGCGCACCCCCCTCACAGCCATCCGTAGCGTGGGTGAGGTCGGCCTGCGCAAGGAAGTGACGCCTGCTGAGTATCGCGACATCATCGGCAGCATGTTGGAGGAATCGAACCGGCTCACCCGGTTGGTCGATAGCCTGCTCACGATCTCGCGGGCCGATGCCGGGCAACTGGTCTTGCAACCTTCGACCTTTCCTGCTATCCATCTGGTGCGCGATTGCGCCTCTCTCTTTGAAGTCTTGCTCGAAGAGCGCGGGCAGCATTTTGTAGTGCAAGGGGACGAAACGCTACAAGTCTACGGTGACTGGCTTTTGCTGCGGCAGGCCCTCCTCAATGTGATTCACAATGCGATCAAATACTCTCCCAATGGAGGTGAGATTGTCGTGACCCTCGGGCATCTCGGCCTGGACCGGATTTCGATTTCCATTGAGGACAGCGGTCCGGGAATTCCGCTGCAGGATCAGGAGAAAGTCTTCGACCGTTTCTATCGGGTGGATGGCGCGCGCTCCCGTGAAACTGGCGGCACCGGATTAGGTTTATCGATCACGAAATGGGCGGTCGAATCCAATGGCGGCTCGATCAGCACGGTGAACGTGGAAGGCGCGGGCTGTATTTTCCGGATCGAGCTCCCTGGCCAGGCTAAAGCCATTTCTTAA
- a CDS encoding alpha/beta hydrolase family protein: protein MIVSRALLLLALSQQLHEEEPKLTLPVREQLWRQMDSYANGLTAKPESLRRLLKTRMGYPPPAMSVQSKLRLEKSGEDAVATYYRSYLTVAPGMDAYGLYIVPKKRVARRAPLVISQHGGGGTPEMATYNGGTNYHDQVRGAVAQGYVVYAPHTVMYPFRDRDLGTAIPSAVRKDLDEKFRAAGTSLAAVEVYKIQLAIDELVKRPEIDPNRIAMIGLSYGGYYSLYTAAVEPRIKVVVASCSVRNEEPVLDSKIEGRLLDLAPADVAGLIAPRALQIQTGIDDKSSPIDQARIAAAKARSFYEKAGALPKFSFEEFAGGHEFRGSLVWPFLKKWL, encoded by the coding sequence ATGATCGTATCGCGCGCGCTGCTTCTTCTGGCCCTTTCGCAACAACTTCACGAAGAAGAGCCCAAGCTCACACTCCCGGTTCGCGAGCAGCTTTGGCGGCAAATGGACAGCTATGCGAACGGGCTGACGGCCAAACCCGAATCGTTGCGGCGTCTTCTCAAGACCCGCATGGGCTATCCACCGCCTGCGATGAGTGTCCAAAGCAAGCTCCGTTTGGAGAAGTCCGGCGAGGACGCCGTTGCCACCTACTACCGCAGCTATTTGACGGTTGCTCCGGGCATGGATGCCTATGGCCTATACATTGTTCCGAAGAAGCGGGTTGCCAGGCGAGCGCCGCTCGTCATTTCGCAGCACGGCGGTGGGGGTACCCCAGAGATGGCGACTTACAATGGCGGCACCAATTATCACGATCAGGTGCGTGGCGCCGTTGCGCAGGGCTATGTGGTCTACGCTCCTCATACGGTGATGTACCCGTTTCGAGACCGCGATCTGGGCACCGCAATTCCATCGGCGGTCCGCAAAGATCTGGATGAGAAGTTTCGCGCTGCTGGAACCAGCCTGGCGGCTGTCGAGGTCTATAAGATCCAGTTGGCGATCGATGAACTGGTGAAGCGGCCGGAGATTGATCCGAATCGCATTGCGATGATCGGCCTATCCTATGGCGGTTACTATTCGCTGTACACAGCGGCCGTGGAGCCCCGGATCAAAGTAGTGGTTGCCTCGTGCAGTGTGCGCAACGAAGAGCCTGTGCTCGACAGCAAAATCGAAGGCCGTTTGCTCGATCTGGCGCCTGCCGACGTGGCGGGATTGATTGCTCCACGGGCCTTGCAAATCCAGACTGGCATCGACGACAAGTCGAGCCCGATCGATCAGGCAAGAATCGCGGCGGCCAAGGCGCGCAGCTTCTATGAGAAGGCTGGCGCGCTGCCCAAGTTCAGCTTTGAAGAGTTCGCTGGGGGCCACGAGTTCCGTGGCAGTTTGGTCTGGCCCTTCCTTAAGAAATGGCTTTAG
- a CDS encoding gluconokinase codes for MSDSPLVVSFDAGTTSVKTLVFDGQARPVITTTSIGYDLQTTSDGGVEIQAQDLFQAALQSLDQAHQALSQLGRTPNAVAMCTFWHSFLGLDASSRPSTPILHLLDTRSQAAAEQLKRELDEKEFHTRVGTVFHPSYWPAKMLWLRTERPELFAASAKWMSFGEYLFEEFFGQAHAATSMLSATGLWNSNEQRYDGALLQHLQLRPEQLADLSLLDQPASGLKPEYAKRWPLFAQIPWFPSIGDGAANNIGCGCDTPNEFALMVGTTGAMRAVFERPHVDIPEGLWCYRLDPRRFVLGGALSNGGKVFEWVMERFQMPGDWEQQLAQTKPGSHGLTVLPLFAGERSTKWRADARGAITGLNLNTTPVEILAASLESVALRFRLLYEILAERLGAPERVIATGEALRRSTVWTQMMADALGRPVVASLEKETSARGAAMLVLERLGIVKHLSEIPSATGDTYLPRPEYAETYARLLEEQKTLYRRLFDTP; via the coding sequence ATGAGCGATTCTCCTCTCGTGGTGAGCTTTGACGCGGGCACCACATCCGTCAAGACTCTGGTATTCGACGGCCAGGCACGCCCCGTCATCACCACAACTTCTATCGGCTACGATCTGCAAACCACCTCCGACGGCGGAGTGGAGATCCAGGCACAAGATCTATTCCAGGCGGCACTGCAGAGCCTGGATCAGGCGCATCAGGCCTTGTCGCAACTGGGCAGGACGCCCAACGCGGTCGCCATGTGCACCTTCTGGCACTCCTTCCTTGGCCTCGACGCCAGCAGCAGGCCCTCGACACCGATTCTGCACCTGCTCGACACGCGCAGTCAGGCGGCAGCCGAGCAGCTCAAGCGCGAGCTCGATGAGAAGGAATTCCATACACGAGTCGGCACGGTCTTCCACCCCAGCTATTGGCCGGCGAAAATGCTCTGGCTGCGCACGGAACGTCCTGAGCTCTTTGCCGCAAGCGCAAAATGGATGAGCTTCGGAGAGTATCTGTTTGAAGAGTTTTTTGGCCAGGCGCACGCCGCCACCTCCATGCTGTCTGCCACCGGACTTTGGAATTCCAACGAGCAACGCTATGACGGCGCGCTGCTGCAACACCTCCAGCTGAGACCGGAACAACTCGCCGACCTCTCCTTGCTCGACCAGCCCGCCTCCGGACTCAAGCCCGAGTATGCCAAGCGCTGGCCTTTGTTTGCCCAGATCCCCTGGTTCCCCTCGATCGGCGATGGAGCGGCCAATAATATCGGCTGTGGCTGCGACACACCGAATGAATTCGCGCTGATGGTCGGAACAACTGGCGCGATGCGCGCCGTCTTCGAGCGGCCCCATGTCGACATTCCCGAAGGCCTCTGGTGTTACCGGCTCGATCCACGCCGCTTTGTCCTGGGAGGCGCGCTCTCCAATGGCGGCAAAGTATTTGAGTGGGTGATGGAGCGCTTCCAGATGCCGGGCGATTGGGAGCAGCAACTGGCCCAGACCAAGCCCGGCTCGCACGGCCTCACAGTGCTCCCGCTCTTTGCGGGCGAGCGCAGTACGAAGTGGCGGGCGGATGCGCGCGGGGCCATCACGGGCCTCAATCTGAACACGACGCCGGTCGAGATTCTGGCGGCATCGCTCGAATCCGTGGCCCTGCGCTTCCGGCTGCTTTACGAAATTCTAGCCGAACGGCTGGGAGCGCCTGAGCGCGTGATCGCAACGGGCGAAGCCTTGCGGCGTTCCACCGTCTGGACCCAGATGATGGCCGATGCGCTCGGCCGTCCCGTGGTCGCGAGTCTTGAGAAAGAGACCTCGGCGCGCGGCGCGGCGATGCTGGTGCTCGAGCGTCTTGGAATTGTGAAGCATCTCAGCGAGATCCCGTCGGCAACAGGCGACACCTATCTGCCCAGGCCCGAATACGCCGAGACTTATGCGCGTTTGCTCGAAGAGCAGAAGACACTGTACCGGCGGCTCTTCGACACACCCTAG
- a CDS encoding elongation factor P: MAALIDAIHVKRRTLFEHENTPYCCLDSDISTPTARGGQTLVRLKIRNLLTNAVFEKTFKAGDKFKEPDLEMISASYLYSDADGSHFLDQGSFETLTLNEQMLGNALDFLLGGEIIQLQKYNGNPIGLELPMFVELAVAYTEPGVKGDTSSGSVTKSARLETGLEIAVPLFIKEGEKVKVATETGEFAGRA; this comes from the coding sequence ATGGCTGCTTTAATCGATGCGATTCACGTCAAGCGCAGGACGCTTTTTGAGCATGAGAACACTCCGTACTGCTGTCTCGATTCTGATATCAGCACTCCCACTGCGCGCGGCGGCCAAACCCTGGTTCGACTGAAGATCCGCAATCTGCTCACCAACGCTGTGTTTGAGAAGACCTTCAAGGCTGGCGACAAGTTCAAAGAACCCGATCTTGAGATGATCTCTGCCTCCTATCTCTATTCCGACGCCGATGGCTCGCATTTTCTCGATCAGGGCAGCTTTGAGACGCTGACGCTCAACGAACAGATGCTCGGCAATGCCCTCGACTTCCTGCTCGGCGGCGAGATCATTCAACTGCAGAAGTACAACGGCAATCCGATTGGCCTTGAACTGCCGATGTTTGTCGAACTGGCTGTGGCTTATACCGAGCCAGGCGTTAAGGGCGACACCTCAAGCGGCAGCGTGACAAAATCTGCCCGGCTGGAGACCGGGCTGGAAATTGCCGTGCCTCTCTTCATCAAAGAAGGGGAGAAGGTAAAAGTAGCCACCGAGACTGGGGAATTTGCCGGACGAGCCTAA
- a CDS encoding alpha/beta hydrolase, with translation MFRFIRFASVISIVSCLEVGMAQNPVRPPRPTPPTRDPHTPGYVTAKELPDGENAPPNADGNFIIGPTYKPAPEMLVQEGVPQGQVFDFTMESTDSKIYPGIAREPGTFGTPDPANPRKLDVTTSHPAPYTRKISVYVPKQYVPGTAAPFIVGADGPDKGLFIALDNLIHQKRVPVMIGISIGNGSGDAQGSQRGLEYDTMSGLYAEFVEKEVLPLVEKKANVKLTKDPDGRATMGGSSGASAALIMAWYHPEWYHRILAYSGTWVNQQWPWNPKTPSGAWGFHETLIPNSPKKPFRIWMEVGDRDLLNPNVMRDDMHDWVLANENMAKVLAAKGYPYQFVFAKNAGHTDRAVKQQTLPSALEYIWQGYPSKKKK, from the coding sequence ATGTTTCGTTTTATCCGCTTTGCAAGCGTCATCAGCATTGTGTCGTGCCTGGAAGTAGGCATGGCGCAGAATCCTGTGCGGCCTCCCCGCCCAACACCTCCCACCCGCGACCCGCACACTCCTGGGTATGTCACCGCGAAGGAACTGCCCGACGGGGAGAATGCGCCGCCGAATGCCGACGGAAACTTCATCATCGGCCCCACCTACAAGCCCGCGCCGGAGATGCTCGTCCAGGAAGGCGTGCCCCAGGGGCAAGTGTTTGATTTCACCATGGAGTCCACCGACAGCAAGATCTATCCCGGAATCGCGCGCGAGCCGGGCACCTTCGGCACCCCAGACCCCGCCAACCCGAGAAAGCTGGACGTCACCACCAGCCACCCTGCGCCCTACACGCGCAAAATCTCGGTCTATGTCCCGAAGCAATACGTTCCCGGCACGGCGGCTCCCTTTATTGTGGGCGCCGATGGTCCGGACAAGGGGCTGTTCATCGCACTCGATAACCTGATTCACCAGAAGCGCGTTCCGGTGATGATTGGCATCTCGATCGGCAACGGCAGCGGCGATGCGCAGGGCAGCCAGCGCGGTCTCGAGTACGACACGATGTCCGGGCTCTACGCCGAGTTTGTCGAAAAGGAAGTACTTCCTCTGGTGGAGAAGAAGGCTAACGTGAAGTTGACCAAAGATCCGGACGGCAGGGCAACCATGGGAGGAAGTTCAGGCGCCTCAGCAGCGTTGATCATGGCCTGGTATCACCCGGAGTGGTATCACCGTATCCTCGCCTACTCAGGAACCTGGGTGAACCAGCAGTGGCCCTGGAACCCGAAGACGCCGAGTGGCGCCTGGGGCTTCCATGAGACGCTGATTCCGAACTCGCCAAAGAAGCCGTTCCGCATCTGGATGGAAGTGGGCGATCGCGATCTGCTGAATCCCAACGTGATGCGTGACGACATGCATGACTGGGTGCTTGCCAATGAGAACATGGCGAAGGTACTGGCTGCCAAGGGATATCCGTATCAGTTTGTGTTTGCAAAAAATGCAGGCCACACGGATCGCGCGGTCAAGCAGCAGACGCTCCCTTCGGCGCTCGAGTACATCTGGCAAGGCTATCCTTCTAAAAAGAAGAAATAG
- a CDS encoding alpha/beta hydrolase, producing MFRFLSAAVLVSSITGWGLAQAQTPPTSPAAPVRPVRPPPPTRDPHTPGYVKATELPDGANPPIHVDGNFIQGPTYSPAPETVVQEGVPQGEIFNFTMESKDSKFYPGIAREAGTFARPDPADPSKLLISSHPAPYTRKVAVYVPKQYVAGTVAPFIVGADGPDKLLFQTLDNLIAQKRLPAMIAVSIGNGSGDGQGSQRGLEYDTMSGRYADFVEEEVLPLVEKIAKVKLTKDPEGRATMGGSSGGSAALIMAWYHPERYHRVLTYSGTYVYQQWPYNPETPTGAWEFHKTLIPNSPKKPIRLWMQVGDRDNLSTRDDYHDWVLANENMAKVLAAKGYHYQFVFSKNCGHTDRAVKQQTLPQALEYIWQGYKAK from the coding sequence ATGTTTCGATTTCTCAGCGCTGCCGTCCTGGTGAGCTCCATCACTGGATGGGGCCTCGCCCAAGCACAAACTCCTCCCACCTCTCCTGCCGCGCCGGTTCGTCCTGTGCGTCCGCCTCCGCCCACGCGAGACCCGCATACGCCCGGCTATGTGAAAGCAACCGAGCTTCCCGACGGCGCCAATCCTCCGATCCATGTTGATGGGAACTTCATCCAAGGCCCCACCTACAGTCCGGCCCCCGAGACGGTGGTCCAGGAAGGCGTACCGCAAGGCGAGATCTTCAACTTCACGATGGAGTCGAAGGACAGCAAGTTCTATCCCGGCATTGCGCGCGAAGCGGGTACTTTTGCTCGTCCGGATCCGGCAGATCCTTCGAAGCTGTTGATCTCGAGCCATCCTGCGCCGTATACGCGAAAAGTTGCGGTCTATGTGCCCAAGCAGTATGTTGCAGGCACGGTGGCGCCTTTTATTGTTGGCGCTGATGGCCCCGACAAACTGCTGTTTCAGACACTCGATAACCTGATTGCCCAGAAGCGTCTGCCGGCAATGATTGCGGTGTCGATCGGCAATGGAAGCGGCGATGGGCAGGGCAGCCAGCGAGGGCTCGAATACGACACGATGTCCGGCCGCTACGCGGACTTCGTCGAAGAAGAGGTGCTCCCGCTCGTCGAAAAGATTGCCAAGGTGAAGCTGACCAAAGATCCGGAGGGCCGCGCCACGATGGGCGGCAGTTCGGGCGGGTCTGCTGCATTGATCATGGCCTGGTATCACCCGGAGCGCTACCACCGCGTCCTGACCTACTCCGGCACTTATGTGTACCAGCAGTGGCCCTACAATCCAGAAACGCCGACTGGAGCTTGGGAGTTTCATAAGACCCTGATTCCGAATTCGCCGAAGAAGCCGATTCGCCTGTGGATGCAGGTGGGCGACCGGGACAATCTCAGCACGCGGGATGACTATCACGATTGGGTGCTGGCCAATGAGAATATGGCGAAGGTGCTGGCCGCCAAGGGCTATCACTATCAGTTTGTGTTTTCGAAGAATTGCGGCCATACCGACCGCGCAGTGAAACAACAAACCTTACCACAGGCGCTTGAATATATCTGGCAGGGGTACAAGGCGAAGTAA
- a CDS encoding PEP-CTERM sorting domain-containing protein, with protein sequence MILKSLLLFVSFLSLASATLIVGPIPISGSGFYEYSFPADGYQQAAASGSDGTHGVSFAVENVTSSTTGPSFFMRAISGSYNRGWAYIDEFYSTNFYVSFSDGGGSLVLYDTSNQIIASASLVGYLANHVETGNHFEYSGRYAIVPAPEPATFALAGVALGLLSLRRRKRQRR encoded by the coding sequence ATGATTCTGAAGTCCCTCCTTCTTTTTGTCTCTTTTCTTTCCCTCGCATCCGCAACCTTGATCGTTGGTCCGATTCCGATCAGTGGCAGTGGATTCTATGAGTACAGCTTCCCAGCAGATGGATACCAGCAGGCCGCAGCATCCGGATCGGACGGAACGCATGGGGTCAGTTTCGCAGTTGAAAATGTGACGAGCTCGACCACAGGGCCCTCTTTCTTTATGCGTGCCATATCGGGTTCCTACAACCGGGGTTGGGCGTATATCGACGAGTTCTACTCGACAAACTTCTACGTGTCCTTCTCCGATGGGGGTGGAAGCTTAGTGTTATATGACACCAGCAACCAGATCATCGCGTCGGCGTCGCTAGTGGGTTATCTCGCGAACCACGTAGAGACAGGAAATCATTTCGAGTATTCAGGCCGCTATGCGATCGTGCCCGCCCCGGAACCTGCAACTTTCGCCCTTGCTGGAGTGGCATTGGGACTGCTCTCACTGCGACGGCGCAAAAGGCAGCGACGCTAG